In Candidatus Neomarinimicrobiota bacterium, a single genomic region encodes these proteins:
- a CDS encoding S9 family peptidase: MITKPYGSWKSPISGKSLVQSSLRLGQIQINGDSICWTEGRPAEKGRTALMGWSDGEIHEITSPECDVRTRAHEYGGGAFLCHDDCTYYINNADQQVYQVLGNGGSRQITHEPDYRFADMIRDEDRNLLYAVGENHADSKKVVNCVLRISLSTGALHIIAEGHDFYSNPQLSPDGNQLLFLTWDHPNMPWDGTQLYVASLNMEGDVTGIQNIAGGNQESIFQPCWDPDGSIYFVSDRTGWWNIYHYSDSQAICVLGKEAEFGLPQWVFGMSKYAVLDSGDLVAAYTDMSGSHLIRIDVNLGTFQDIATPYSTIDQVRGTKNQIAFIGSTESHPGEVVTMDLDTNMLTCLRRAAETKMEEAYISRPQHISFETAPHELTHAWFYPPQNPDYQAAPDELPPLIVLSHGGPTGNSSSAFNMAIQYWTTRGFAIVDVNYSGSTGYGRIYRERLKRDWGIRDVHDCAAAANYLADQGWVDRERLIIKGGSAGGYTTLAALTFLNVFKAGASYYGVGDLTILAQDTHKFESRYLDSMVGPYPEDKQLYLDRSPLYFADQLDCPVIFMQGLDDPVVPPIQAESMVAALKKNGVPVAYLPFEGESHGFRQSSTVIKAIESEYYFYTRIFGIEPAELLEPIEIFNLD, from the coding sequence ATGATAACTAAACCATATGGTTCCTGGAAATCTCCCATTTCAGGGAAGTCACTGGTGCAGAGTAGCTTGCGGTTGGGGCAAATCCAAATTAACGGTGATTCAATCTGTTGGACAGAGGGTCGACCTGCTGAAAAGGGTCGTACTGCACTCATGGGGTGGTCTGATGGTGAAATCCACGAGATTACATCCCCTGAATGTGATGTACGAACGCGAGCCCATGAGTATGGTGGAGGTGCATTTCTATGTCATGATGATTGCACTTATTATATAAACAACGCAGATCAACAAGTTTACCAAGTTCTTGGCAATGGTGGGTCCAGACAGATCACCCATGAACCAGATTACCGCTTTGCAGATATGATAAGAGATGAGGACCGCAATTTACTTTATGCTGTTGGCGAGAATCATGCAGATTCCAAAAAAGTTGTGAACTGTGTGCTCAGAATCTCTCTTTCAACTGGTGCATTGCATATCATTGCTGAAGGACATGATTTCTATTCCAACCCCCAGCTTAGTCCAGATGGAAATCAGCTTCTATTTCTGACCTGGGACCATCCAAATATGCCCTGGGACGGAACCCAGCTCTATGTAGCCAGCCTGAACATGGAAGGGGACGTCACGGGAATTCAGAACATCGCCGGAGGGAACCAGGAATCCATATTTCAGCCATGCTGGGATCCTGATGGCAGCATTTATTTTGTTTCTGATCGCACGGGGTGGTGGAACATCTATCACTATTCTGACTCTCAAGCTATTTGTGTCCTCGGAAAAGAGGCAGAATTTGGACTTCCACAGTGGGTTTTCGGAATGAGCAAGTATGCTGTTTTGGATTCTGGTGATCTGGTGGCGGCTTATACAGATATGTCAGGTTCACATCTCATTCGAATCGATGTTAATCTCGGCACTTTTCAAGATATTGCCACACCTTATTCCACCATTGATCAGGTCAGAGGCACAAAAAACCAAATTGCCTTTATAGGCAGTACGGAGTCTCATCCTGGTGAAGTGGTGACCATGGATTTGGATACAAATATGCTTACATGCTTGCGCAGGGCTGCGGAGACAAAGATGGAAGAAGCCTACATTTCCAGACCCCAGCATATCAGTTTTGAAACAGCTCCCCATGAATTGACCCACGCCTGGTTTTATCCTCCCCAAAACCCTGACTACCAGGCAGCTCCAGATGAACTACCTCCGCTTATTGTTCTGAGTCATGGCGGTCCCACCGGCAACAGCTCAAGCGCATTCAATATGGCCATTCAGTACTGGACGACCCGCGGTTTTGCTATCGTAGATGTGAACTACAGTGGCTCAACAGGTTATGGTCGCATTTATCGTGAACGTCTTAAACGGGATTGGGGGATTCGTGATGTCCATGACTGTGCTGCAGCAGCAAATTATCTGGCAGATCAAGGGTGGGTTGACAGAGAACGTCTCATCATCAAAGGAGGGAGTGCTGGGGGATATACCACACTCGCTGCATTGACCTTTTTAAATGTATTCAAGGCAGGAGCCAGCTATTATGGTGTTGGCGACTTAACCATACTGGCCCAGGACACTCATAAATTTGAGAGTCGTTATCTGGATAGTATGGTTGGACCTTATCCAGAAGACAAGCAGCTGTACTTGGACCGCTCACCCCTATATTTTGCTGATCAACTTGATTGTCCAGTCATTTTTATGCAAGGTTTGGATGATCCTGTTGTCCCACCAATACAAGCGGAGAGTATGGTGGCTGCCCTCAAGAAAAATGGTGTTCCAGTTGCTTATCTACCTTTTGAAGGGGAGTCCCACGGATTCAGACAGTCCTCGACTGTGATCAAAGCTATTGAGAGTGAATACTACTTTTATACTCGGATATTTGGAATCGAACCTGCTGAGTTACTGGAACCCATCGAAATTTTCAACTTGGATTAG
- a CDS encoding glycosyltransferase family 39 protein, which translates to MSDKITRKESYLGISPSAWKVILGFTLFRLFLAIILPLTPQEAYYWSWSRDLALSYFDHPPLASYSIWLTTLIFGQTIFGIKLAAVLWYLGMNIIWASMIQEMFDNSRQTFWTLLALNASIVFELYGFVITPDTPLLFAWTATIYALWKLVQTDHPKWWYVAGLLMGLAWLGKYSGIMLVPSVLLFTIVSKNQRKWLLTPHPYLGVLLAIVIFSPVLIWNAQHDWMSFAFQGSERASGMGHWKVKHFGELLGSQFFILSPYLFVVVFATLIRYGRRLFSDLDDKILLLLSSGLVTAVFFIAVSFRSLVKMNWLAPAYWSLIILGIYFLFQSPQRFNRMRIGIFSSIVFLGIGISVVAIPNVPLGEGNTWSGWKQAAHDVKTIQDSLKNEGQNPFIYSTNYKASSLLKFYLPNQPRTYAQDIIGKHALQFDIWPKDEELKGRTGLLVVDNRREYRFKSKKIVPYFDDVKKVKTTRIENFGKLVRKIDIYQCSNYHGIE; encoded by the coding sequence ATGTCAGATAAAATCACACGAAAAGAAAGCTATTTGGGAATCTCCCCAAGTGCCTGGAAGGTTATCCTGGGTTTTACGCTCTTTAGATTATTCCTGGCCATCATCTTGCCGTTGACACCCCAGGAAGCCTACTATTGGAGCTGGAGCAGGGATCTCGCCTTATCCTATTTTGATCACCCTCCTTTGGCCAGTTATAGCATCTGGCTGACGACCCTCATTTTTGGCCAGACCATCTTTGGTATAAAGCTGGCTGCAGTGCTCTGGTATCTCGGAATGAACATCATCTGGGCTTCTATGATCCAGGAGATGTTTGACAATTCACGACAGACATTCTGGACCCTGCTTGCTTTGAATGCTTCTATTGTTTTCGAACTCTATGGTTTTGTCATTACCCCAGACACACCCTTATTATTTGCCTGGACCGCCACTATTTATGCGCTATGGAAGCTTGTTCAAACTGATCACCCCAAATGGTGGTATGTGGCTGGCTTGTTGATGGGACTTGCCTGGTTGGGAAAATATTCAGGGATCATGTTGGTACCTTCAGTTCTGCTTTTTACCATTGTTTCAAAAAATCAACGGAAATGGTTGCTTACGCCACATCCCTATCTGGGAGTATTACTGGCAATTGTGATCTTCTCACCTGTACTCATCTGGAACGCTCAACATGATTGGATGTCCTTTGCATTTCAAGGATCAGAAAGGGCATCCGGGATGGGTCACTGGAAGGTGAAACATTTTGGAGAGCTGTTGGGGTCACAGTTTTTTATCTTATCCCCCTATTTGTTTGTCGTCGTATTTGCCACATTAATCCGATATGGACGAAGGCTTTTCTCAGATCTGGATGACAAGATTCTACTCCTGCTTAGCAGTGGTCTCGTCACCGCAGTCTTTTTTATTGCCGTGAGTTTTAGGAGTCTGGTCAAAATGAATTGGTTAGCACCAGCGTACTGGTCACTCATCATTTTGGGTATTTATTTTCTCTTTCAATCTCCACAAAGATTTAATCGTATGCGAATCGGTATTTTCTCTTCAATTGTATTTCTCGGAATAGGTATCTCCGTCGTGGCGATTCCCAATGTACCTCTGGGCGAAGGGAATACCTGGAGTGGTTGGAAGCAAGCTGCTCATGATGTGAAGACCATACAGGATTCCCTTAAAAATGAGGGCCAAAATCCATTCATCTACAGCACCAATTATAAGGCGAGTTCACTGCTGAAATTCTATCTGCCCAATCAACCCAGAACCTATGCCCAGGACATCATCGGAAAACACGCTCTCCAATTCGATATCTGGCCCAAAGATGAAGAACTGAAGGGGCGGACAGGATTGCTTGTCGTGGATAATCGACGCGAATATCGTTTTAAATCTAAAAAAATAGTACCCTATTTCGATGATGTGAAAAAGGTGAAGACCACCAGGATTGAAAACTTCGGCAAATTGGTTCGAAAAATTGATATTTATCAATGTTCCAACTATCATGGTATAGAATAG
- a CDS encoding trimethylamine methyltransferase family protein, protein MHRIQPKLSVLSEEQILKVHQDSLKVLSHTGIRVDSERARVMFSGAIGGTIHDNLVRIPAELVQQSLQSAPSNIHMYNRDGSLAFSLGGHQQSGTIYGIGVTNSWYQNPENDSLTPITRKHIEIASSLGNTLSRFDLVSTPGVIQNDSSKVGEVLATLEMMANTTKPLCILISEPIQFDRTLDMLEHLHGNISQKPFILPYFNPVTPLVLNEDTTDKMFSTIDRGLPFIFSSYGMSGATAPISAEGTLIMLNAELLAGLVLSQLIKPGTPIILGSLPSVFDMQNMISAYTSQTMLVNLACAEMMDHYHIPHAGTSGSGTGWGPDLLASGTLWMNHLTNSIGKVGLAPFVGGNFDSQAFSPTTVVYADEIIRQVRQFAAGFVMDDHPDPLPDIESAGPGGSFLISEATLAQYREVHEQHSQIWPGYTLEKWLDEEEPKASEKLRKHTMDILENLSLPEDHDELIENGERIISRI, encoded by the coding sequence ATGCATAGAATTCAACCCAAGCTTTCCGTTCTTAGCGAAGAACAAATTCTGAAAGTCCATCAAGACTCCCTTAAGGTTCTGTCTCATACTGGGATACGGGTAGACTCAGAACGAGCGAGGGTAATGTTCTCTGGTGCAATTGGTGGGACAATTCACGACAATCTTGTTCGAATACCGGCTGAACTGGTTCAGCAATCACTCCAGTCTGCACCTTCAAATATCCATATGTACAATAGGGATGGCAGTCTGGCTTTTTCTTTAGGTGGCCATCAGCAATCTGGAACTATTTATGGGATTGGTGTAACCAACTCCTGGTATCAGAATCCGGAAAATGACTCTCTCACCCCCATAACGCGGAAGCATATTGAAATCGCTTCCTCCCTGGGCAATACCCTTTCCCGGTTTGATCTTGTTTCAACCCCAGGGGTGATCCAAAATGACAGTTCTAAAGTAGGGGAGGTACTGGCTACCCTGGAGATGATGGCCAATACCACCAAACCTCTATGTATACTAATATCTGAACCAATACAATTTGACCGAACGCTTGACATGCTGGAGCATCTTCATGGGAATATCTCGCAAAAACCATTTATCCTCCCATATTTCAATCCAGTTACACCCCTGGTCCTGAATGAGGACACCACGGATAAGATGTTCTCCACAATTGATCGTGGCTTGCCTTTCATATTCTCCAGTTACGGAATGTCAGGGGCAACAGCACCCATCAGCGCGGAGGGTACTCTGATCATGCTCAATGCTGAATTATTGGCAGGTCTGGTACTCTCTCAATTAATCAAACCCGGGACACCAATCATTTTAGGGAGCCTGCCTTCAGTTTTTGACATGCAGAATATGATTTCCGCATATACATCTCAAACCATGCTGGTCAATCTGGCTTGTGCCGAGATGATGGATCACTACCACATTCCACATGCAGGAACGTCTGGCAGCGGTACCGGGTGGGGACCAGATTTATTAGCCAGTGGTACCCTGTGGATGAATCATCTTACCAATTCCATAGGCAAGGTTGGATTGGCCCCTTTTGTTGGAGGTAATTTTGATTCACAAGCATTTTCACCTACCACAGTGGTCTATGCTGATGAAATCATTCGTCAAGTGAGACAATTTGCTGCCGGTTTTGTAATGGATGACCATCCCGATCCTTTACCGGATATCGAATCAGCGGGACCGGGGGGGAGTTTCCTCATATCCGAAGCAACCCTGGCTCAATACCGAGAAGTGCATGAACAGCACAGTCAAATCTGGCCAGGATACACTTTAGAAAAGTGGCTCGATGAGGAAGAGCCCAAGGCTTCGGAAAAGCTGAGGAAGCACACAATGGACATTTTAGAAAATCTGAGTTTGCCAGAAGACCATGATGAGTTGATTGAAAACGGTGAGCGAATTATCTCCAGAATATAA
- the rsgA gene encoding ribosome small subunit-dependent GTPase A, whose translation MSLEDYGWDETWAEKLALAEDIQGIPARVVSEHRSEYKVHTGEVEISAKAAGRLFHAPFKQTELPAVGDWVVVDDTDERGKATIRGVLPRKSTFSRKVAGKNTNEQVMATNLDTVWIVTTFGTDLNPARLERYVSLVVESGAKPVIILAKADLEELTEPAMESIQARIQDVPIYAVSAKAHSGLDSLNQYIAPGQTIALLGSSGVGKSTLINHFVGHELLHTASVREKDGKGRHTTTHRELIFLPTGGLLIDTPGMRELQLWQRDDNLDKSFADIEEISEGCRFSDCSHETEPGCAVIAAVESGVLSEERINNYMKLKKELTYLDRKTDVQAEQAERKKWKAISKEQKRLTQQHKGNKKR comes from the coding sequence ATGAGTCTTGAAGACTATGGGTGGGATGAAACCTGGGCTGAAAAGTTAGCTCTCGCAGAGGATATCCAAGGTATCCCTGCCCGTGTTGTTTCTGAGCATCGCAGCGAGTACAAGGTTCATACCGGTGAGGTTGAAATTTCTGCAAAAGCTGCAGGAAGACTCTTCCATGCTCCCTTCAAGCAAACCGAATTACCCGCCGTAGGGGATTGGGTGGTTGTGGATGACACTGATGAAAGAGGCAAAGCCACGATTCGTGGTGTTTTACCACGCAAATCCACATTCTCACGCAAAGTTGCTGGGAAAAACACCAATGAACAGGTCATGGCCACCAATCTGGATACAGTTTGGATAGTCACAACGTTTGGCACGGATTTAAATCCTGCTCGACTGGAAAGATATGTTTCACTTGTGGTTGAGAGTGGTGCAAAACCGGTAATCATCCTCGCCAAAGCTGATCTGGAAGAACTGACTGAACCAGCCATGGAATCAATTCAGGCAAGAATTCAGGATGTGCCAATCTATGCAGTCAGTGCCAAAGCACATTCAGGCCTTGATAGTCTGAATCAATATATCGCTCCAGGCCAAACCATCGCTCTATTGGGATCTTCTGGGGTAGGCAAGTCCACGCTTATCAATCATTTTGTGGGTCATGAACTTCTGCATACCGCCTCCGTTAGAGAAAAGGACGGCAAAGGCCGACACACTACCACCCATCGAGAATTAATCTTTCTCCCTACAGGAGGGTTGTTGATCGATACGCCTGGGATGCGCGAGCTCCAACTCTGGCAACGGGATGATAATCTAGACAAAAGTTTCGCCGATATTGAAGAAATTTCCGAGGGCTGCCGATTTTCAGACTGTTCCCATGAGACAGAACCTGGTTGCGCTGTCATAGCTGCCGTTGAAAGCGGTGTTCTTTCAGAGGAAAGAATTAATAATTATATGAAATTAAAAAAAGAACTCACCTATCTCGACAGGAAGACTGATGTACAGGCCGAGCAAGCGGAAAGAAAGAAGTGGAAGGCGATCAGCAAAGAGCAAAAGCGCCTGACACAGCAGCACAAAGGTAACAAAAAGAGATAA
- a CDS encoding dicarboxylate/amino acid:cation symporter, which yields MKFWNLELYWKVFIGMGAGIVYALLLGEKAMNVAPVGDMFMRLLKMVIVPLIFFSITSGVAGIGESKSLGRLGAKTFGYYFLTSMLAILIGLTLTNIIQPGVGVDITAGGKDFDPSSLSQPGSLGNILIRMIPTNPIAAAAKGDVLSVIFFSIALGMSITVLPKTQYKVVRDLFDTFFKVMMKMTQGVILFLPIGVFGLIAKAVASTGFMLFKAVGWYMVTIASGLTIHIFIVLPIVFYLFTRINPLKHFKAIASAMATAFSTSSSGATLPVTMDCVENRAGVSNKVTSFVLPLGATINMDGTALYECAGVLFIAQALGFDLTVSQQLLIVITAFLASVGAAAIPSAGLVMIFIVLDAVGLGDHPQAAIIVGTMLAVDRPLDMFRTVVNITSDTMGAVIVAKSEGEEVLTKV from the coding sequence ATGAAGTTCTGGAATTTGGAATTATACTGGAAAGTGTTTATTGGAATGGGTGCCGGAATAGTCTATGCCCTATTGTTGGGTGAAAAAGCAATGAATGTGGCCCCTGTGGGTGACATGTTTATGCGCTTGCTGAAAATGGTCATCGTGCCCCTTATCTTTTTCTCCATCACATCTGGTGTAGCGGGTATTGGCGAGAGCAAGAGTCTGGGGCGTCTAGGAGCGAAAACCTTCGGATACTACTTCCTCACTTCAATGTTGGCCATCCTCATCGGCTTGACGCTTACCAATATTATTCAGCCAGGTGTTGGTGTGGATATAACTGCAGGTGGTAAAGATTTTGATCCCTCCAGCCTTAGCCAACCGGGAAGCTTAGGCAATATTCTCATTCGTATGATTCCCACGAACCCCATTGCTGCTGCAGCAAAAGGTGATGTTCTTTCCGTTATCTTTTTCTCAATAGCACTGGGCATGTCTATCACCGTATTGCCAAAAACTCAATACAAAGTGGTAAGAGATCTCTTTGACACCTTTTTTAAGGTCATGATGAAAATGACACAGGGTGTGATCCTCTTCCTGCCCATTGGTGTCTTTGGACTGATTGCCAAGGCAGTTGCCAGTACGGGGTTTATGCTTTTCAAGGCAGTTGGCTGGTACATGGTGACCATAGCATCTGGGCTGACCATTCACATTTTTATCGTATTGCCCATTGTTTTTTATCTTTTCACCAGGATCAATCCGCTAAAACACTTTAAAGCCATAGCTTCTGCCATGGCGACGGCCTTTTCAACCAGTTCTTCAGGCGCCACATTGCCTGTGACAATGGATTGTGTGGAAAATCGTGCAGGTGTCTCAAATAAAGTCACCAGTTTTGTGCTCCCCCTGGGTGCAACGATCAACATGGATGGAACCGCTCTCTATGAATGTGCAGGGGTTCTTTTTATTGCCCAGGCACTGGGATTTGACCTGACCGTGTCCCAACAGTTACTCATTGTTATCACGGCTTTCCTCGCATCAGTTGGAGCCGCCGCAATCCCCTCAGCAGGTTTGGTTATGATATTTATTGTGCTGGATGCAGTGGGTCTAGGTGATCATCCACAAGCCGCTATCATTGTCGGGACCATGCTGGCTGTTGATCGTCCCCTTGATATGTTTCGGACCGTAGTAAACATTACCAGCGATACCATGGGTGCTGTGATTGTCGCAAAATCTGAGGGAGAGGAAGTTCTGACCAAGGTCTAG
- a CDS encoding C_GCAxxG_C_C family protein: MSRVEDAMGKFNNGSNCAQSIIGTYGPLRGLAEADCLRIGSGFGSGMRRAEVCGAVSGSIMVLGLDFQPSDLTGVSKDYVNQRTLAFTNKFGKKCGSILCRDLLSCDVSTPEGELEAKSKETSQTICPGLVQAAAELVEEFILLPEK; the protein is encoded by the coding sequence ATGAGTAGGGTAGAGGATGCCATGGGAAAGTTTAATAATGGAAGCAATTGTGCTCAGTCCATAATCGGCACCTATGGCCCCCTGCGAGGTCTTGCTGAAGCTGATTGTCTCAGAATTGGCAGTGGCTTTGGCAGTGGTATGCGCCGTGCTGAAGTTTGCGGGGCTGTCAGTGGATCCATTATGGTGCTCGGCTTGGATTTTCAGCCTTCAGATTTGACTGGTGTCTCAAAAGATTACGTCAATCAGAGAACACTGGCATTCACCAACAAATTTGGAAAAAAGTGTGGGTCCATTCTTTGTCGTGACTTGTTGAGTTGTGATGTCAGTACGCCTGAAGGTGAACTCGAAGCAAAATCCAAAGAAACATCCCAAACGATTTGTCCTGGTCTGGTCCAGGCTGCCGCAGAACTAGTGGAAGAATTCATTCTATTACCCGAAAAATAA
- a CDS encoding translation initiation factor — protein sequence MSRKKSNRISVGEGWTFNAAADHSTSNRGSGNKIVRLRMEKRKGKPTTILYDMEGVADMKALAKQLKNLVSAGGTTKNEKIEIQGEHRDRFRVYLSDEGYEVKG from the coding sequence ATGAGCCGTAAGAAATCAAATAGAATCAGTGTGGGCGAAGGCTGGACTTTCAATGCAGCCGCAGACCACTCAACGAGTAACCGTGGGAGTGGTAATAAGATTGTACGGTTACGCATGGAAAAGCGTAAAGGGAAACCTACCACGATTTTATATGACATGGAGGGAGTCGCTGACATGAAAGCGCTGGCAAAACAGCTAAAAAACCTGGTAAGTGCCGGCGGGACGACAAAAAACGAGAAAATTGAAATCCAGGGTGAACATCGAGACCGTTTTCGTGTATACTTGAGCGATGAAGGTTACGAAGTGAAAGGTTGA
- a CDS encoding GTPase — protein sequence MSDRTKVLIMGAAGRDFHNFNVFFRDNEDYDVVAFTATQIPDIDGRKYPAELAGSLYPEGISIHDEEELEDLIYDLDVDEVVFAYSDLPYDYVMSKAAIVNYAGADFRLMGAKSTMIPSTKPVIAICAARTGCGKSQTTRAVCDHLTAQGKKVVAIRHPMPYGDLVKQKVQRFAELADLKKHDCTIEEMEEYEPHIMNNTVVYAGVDYEAILREAEKEADIIIWDGGNNDMPFYMPDIMITVVDPHRAGHELTYYPGETNLLMADVIVINKIDTADIDDISTIRENIRIVNPEAIVVDAASPVSVDDEEVIYGKNVLVVEDGPTLTHGEMQYGAGVVAAEKYGAASLVDPRPWTVGKLSETFEKYPNIGEILPAMGYGEEQMKDLEATINAVDCEAVVIGTPIDLRRIINIEKPSVRVTYKLQEIGMPTLASILNPEVLKEMEEAVKKSL from the coding sequence ATGAGCGATCGAACTAAAGTATTGATCATGGGTGCAGCCGGGCGCGATTTTCATAATTTCAACGTTTTTTTCCGGGACAACGAAGACTACGATGTGGTTGCCTTCACCGCCACACAGATTCCAGATATTGATGGCAGAAAATACCCGGCAGAATTAGCTGGAAGCCTTTATCCAGAGGGCATATCAATTCACGATGAAGAAGAACTCGAAGATCTGATTTACGATCTTGATGTGGATGAAGTTGTTTTTGCCTACAGTGATCTTCCCTACGATTATGTCATGTCAAAAGCTGCCATTGTGAATTATGCCGGTGCAGATTTTCGTCTCATGGGTGCCAAATCAACCATGATTCCAAGCACTAAACCTGTGATTGCCATCTGTGCTGCTCGTACAGGTTGTGGTAAAAGCCAGACAACCCGTGCTGTCTGTGATCATCTTACAGCCCAGGGTAAAAAAGTGGTGGCCATCCGTCATCCCATGCCATATGGTGATCTTGTAAAACAAAAGGTGCAGCGCTTTGCTGAGCTGGCAGATCTCAAGAAACATGATTGTACTATTGAAGAAATGGAAGAATATGAACCACATATCATGAATAATACGGTTGTCTATGCCGGTGTCGACTATGAAGCCATCTTGAGAGAGGCCGAAAAAGAAGCTGATATCATCATCTGGGATGGTGGGAATAACGATATGCCCTTTTATATGCCTGATATCATGATCACCGTTGTTGATCCTCATCGAGCTGGTCACGAATTGACCTACTATCCTGGTGAAACCAACCTGCTCATGGCTGATGTGATAGTCATCAATAAAATTGATACCGCAGATATTGATGATATATCCACGATACGTGAGAATATCCGTATCGTCAATCCTGAAGCCATTGTAGTCGATGCTGCATCACCAGTTTCTGTTGATGATGAAGAGGTGATTTACGGCAAAAATGTATTGGTCGTCGAAGATGGCCCAACCCTGACCCATGGCGAGATGCAATATGGTGCTGGCGTGGTAGCTGCTGAGAAATATGGCGCTGCGAGTCTGGTTGATCCAAGACCCTGGACAGTCGGCAAGCTTTCTGAAACCTTCGAGAAATATCCAAATATTGGTGAGATTTTACCGGCCATGGGATATGGTGAAGAACAGATGAAAGATCTTGAAGCCACCATTAATGCAGTTGATTGTGAAGCCGTGGTTATTGGTACTCCAATCGATCTCAGACGCATCATTAATATTGAAAAACCCTCAGTCCGCGTGACCTACAAGTTGCAGGAAATTGGGATGCCTACCCTGGCTTCCATTCTGAATCCTGAAGTTCTCAAGGAAATGGAAGAGGCGGTTAAAAAGAGTCTCTAA
- the dusB gene encoding tRNA dihydrouridine synthase DusB, whose protein sequence is MKSIALLAPMAGVTGHPFRVLCKEQGAGLVYTEFVSANGIIRENQKTLDMMKFTESERPIGVQIFGETPEVLAQSAKYIEDIVKPDLIDLNFGCPVPKVTKRGAGSAILRDLPLMDEVARAVVEAVSIPVTAKIRSGWNNGCIVAPVAAAALEAAGIKALTLHPRTTKQLYTGEADWSLIAETRKAISIPLIGNGDIKSAADAKRMLDETGCDGVMIGRRALGNPWIFREINEYLSTGVLPEAVRLIDRVKLCHRHLYLESVAMGDYRATNYIKKHLSWYLKGFPGASEYRKRLYRHMEFAYMEGEISRIITELENDPELANFSYREEGALFPNVPGSKDNY, encoded by the coding sequence TTGAAATCGATAGCTCTGTTGGCTCCCATGGCCGGTGTGACAGGTCATCCTTTTCGTGTGCTCTGCAAAGAACAGGGTGCCGGTCTGGTCTATACTGAATTTGTTTCTGCCAACGGTATCATCCGAGAGAATCAGAAAACGCTGGATATGATGAAATTCACAGAATCTGAGCGACCCATCGGGGTTCAGATTTTTGGTGAAACGCCAGAAGTCCTGGCTCAGAGTGCCAAATATATCGAAGACATTGTCAAACCAGATCTCATAGATCTGAACTTTGGATGCCCTGTTCCCAAGGTTACCAAGAGGGGAGCGGGATCGGCCATCTTAAGAGATTTGCCCCTGATGGACGAAGTTGCCCGAGCTGTTGTGGAAGCTGTTTCGATACCGGTGACAGCAAAAATTCGATCAGGTTGGAACAACGGTTGTATTGTTGCTCCAGTAGCTGCCGCTGCCCTGGAAGCAGCTGGCATTAAGGCTCTCACTTTGCACCCCCGTACCACCAAGCAACTGTATACAGGTGAAGCGGATTGGAGTTTGATTGCTGAAACACGAAAGGCCATCAGTATTCCTCTCATTGGGAACGGCGACATTAAAAGTGCAGCGGATGCCAAGCGCATGCTTGATGAAACGGGTTGTGATGGCGTTATGATTGGTCGGAGAGCTCTGGGGAATCCCTGGATATTCCGAGAGATCAATGAATATCTCAGTACTGGGGTTCTGCCTGAGGCAGTTAGATTGATTGACCGTGTGAAATTATGCCATCGTCATTTGTACCTTGAATCAGTAGCTATGGGTGATTATCGGGCAACCAATTATATCAAGAAACACCTCAGTTGGTATCTCAAAGGTTTCCCCGGTGCCTCAGAATACCGGAAGCGTCTCTATCGCCATATGGAATTTGCTTATATGGAAGGTGAAATTTCAAGAATTATTACTGAGTTGGAAAATGATCCTGAATTGGCAAACTTCTCATATCGTGAAGAAGGAGCCTTGTTCCCCAATGTTCCTGGTAGCAAAGATAATTACTAA